The nucleotide window GCAAAGCAGGGGTACAATTCCGCCCAGTTATGATGATCTCTGAACTAACAGTGCTGTGAGCTATTCTCCTGAATTTCCAGCACAAACTGCAGAGAACACACTTGGTGAGACCACTACCAGTAACAAGGTCCACAGTCAAGTACCTGAAGCTTGTCTATGTTCCTTGGAAGATGAAAAGAGGATAGCATGAATTTTGATCCAcccagtcattttttttaactacttatAAAAACAGAGTGATTTTTTGTACTTCCCTAAATCACCACTGCTTTTCAGGCAAGAGCGAAGAGACTCTGTAGTAGCTGCACATTATAGCACCGTATTTAACAGCAAAGAATTATGGAGTTACAGCAAGTAAATCCCTCTTGAATCTCACTAATCATATTGTCTCTCCTCTTAGGAAAGGAGGCAAAGTTATTCTTGGAGCTcattcacagaaagcaaaagaaaaagaaaaacaggttaTTCgaattgcaaaagaaattcaCTACCCGTGCTACAATCCCAAGTCTAAGGAAAATGACATTATGCTGCTGCAGGTATAGATTTTACACATCGCTTATCCAGTATGCGTACCTTACACTGTACtggtttcttccttctcttgggGGAGATAAGCCAAGGGAGTtcctggtgggtttttttctggcataATATAGTCTGGTCTGCTAATCCAGCATGTTGGGGATCTGGGGATGCACTGAGAACTAAGGCCATCAACAATTCCTGCAATACATGCCATTGCTATAAGTAGAAAAATTCCGAACCTTGACCAAGATATTTCAGTTCCTGACTTCTCAGTGAAAGAATAAAGATTGTCCACAGAAGGAAGTgtatttcacacacacaaatactTTGGTTAAAAAACCCTAATGTTCTAGCTGAAAAACAGTTCTAATTAGAAGCGTCTGACATCTCTAACTCTCTTCAGTGATTACTTTGTCCTCTCAAATTGTCTAAgagcaagagaaataaaataaggtatttctttaatttcagtaaaagtTAAGTGAGTTTTGATGAGACAAAGAATGCTCATTTTCCTCATTCTAACATAAATCTTGTCACAAGGAAATGAGGAATCTCAAAAAGCAGCTGCATTAATCCACATTATCATAATGGAAAAGATTCAATTATTAGCATGCTGGGGCCTCTGTTAGACTCTGCCAAGTAATAACTATTTTCCATATCCTATACAGcttcagaaaagagcaaaacGCACTAAAGCTGTGCAACCCATTCCCCTGCCTACTTCTGATGATGATCCCAAACCAGGAACAACTTGCACAGTAGCAGGATGGGGACAAACTCAAAATCATCCGAGAAGGCTTTCTGATACTCTGAGGGAGGTCAATATCACTGTCATCAGTAGGCAAATCTGCAATGACCACAAGCATTACAGAAACAGACCTGTGATAACAGACAACATGATATGTGCAGGGGCTAAAAATGGAGGAAAGGATTCATGTTCTGTAAGTATACTTACTGTCTATATCCACAtagattatattaaaaataaaatataaagcacTTTTACACATCTATAGTTTCTGACTCCCATCAGTTCAATGAagaattttgttaaaaatgagTGAATTTACCAAGGCTTGTTCTTCTCAgccttaaaattaaaacttttgaCGATAAACTCACCTTCACAGATTTTGGATATTGTATCGGTATCCAGGCATGGCAGATATCTATTCTTTTCCTCTATATAATTCTTCTAATACAAGAATCTCCATAAAATATCTTATGAGCCGATTCTCAAGCAGGTAACCTCAGTGGAAAAACTTCTCTGATGTCAGAGGACTTTGAAACAAGTTTTGCTGATAAAAAGTGTTTTGACTGGGCCCAAGTCAAATGCACAACTGTGTGAGAActagcacattttaaaaattcaaatattaaattaattgagTTACAAAAAAACCTATCAATTTCCAGaggctttctgcttttcaaaaggaatgtttccagctttttcttttcatattcaaaAAAGACTATTACGTAGCTAGAGCCCTGAGCTAGATTCATTCCTGTTACTCACGCTTGAAAGATCAGtttgaagcctttttttttcttttttttttttgctaatggAAATCTTACCTGccaagcagcaaaaaaaagaaattcacaataacactgtctgcatttttatttcctccatgcagcttgtgcaaattttatttaaaagaagcacTTTTTAGATTCTATAAATTTGAATaacaattttttcccctttttccagGGGGATTCAGGTGGACCTTTAAGATGTAACAAAGTGATAAGAGGCATCACTTCTTTCGGGAAGGCAAACAAGTGTGGTGCTGCTGATGGCCCTGGTGTCTACACTCGACTCACAAAGAAATACCTTCAGTGGATAAGGGAAACCATTGGGGGAGCCTGATTGACAGACTGGGGTTTGACCAAGTGATTTCCTATTCCATACTTTTGTAACAAAATCAAGTTTtgaaacatgcttttaaaaatagttttattataATGGTAAAAGAGGTATCCTTACCTGAATTTTAGCAGCTTCATGTCCTTATAGATGAAAACACATACGTGTGTTTGCAGGGCAGATGTAATCTCAAGACGGCCAGAAGACAGTGCTCTGCTACAATAGCATTTGTAGCTTATACTATCAGCTATGGAGTCACTCAACAGGTATTTGCGACTTAGGCTTCCAATGTTCTTGTGTTGCACATTTGGTGTAAGCGCTACATGGATGAGTATTTCTGATCAAGAACCTAATCCAGCAGTTCATGTCTGCATGCTCAGTATATTCCGCACTCTTCTGTATCTGGATCTCTGCAAATAACCCTGAAAGTTAGAGAGATGCTAGGTACAACTCCTGACACCTGAAAACCAGGTAATTTCCCCACAGCAGAGCTCCTAATTTCACAGGTGTAGAGGACTGCTAAGCTTcaaaaaattgcatttcagcAACTGCATTTGATTGTTTGACATAGTAACTGTATTTCCTAACTGCCTTGTATTTGAAACATCTAGATTTCATCTCTTTGTGTACTTTGCATTTAATAAAGATGGCAATAAAAATCTACTGCTTGCAGTACGGAAAGCTCCTTTTGCTGCAGATAGTCTGTGTATATAATGTTTTGGATGTGCAATACGCTTGAAGAATACAGC belongs to Cuculus canorus isolate bCucCan1 chromosome Z, bCucCan1.pri, whole genome shotgun sequence and includes:
- the GZMA gene encoding granzyme A; amino-acid sequence: MGAFLTLSTSVAVILLVICGGLCVDIIGGHEVTPHSRPFMALINGAKGNFICGGALIKENWVLTAAHCNVKGGKVILGAHSQKAKEKEKQVIRIAKEIHYPCYNPKSKENDIMLLQLQKRAKRTKAVQPIPLPTSDDDPKPGTTCTVAGWGQTQNHPRRLSDTLREVNITVISRQICNDHKHYRNRPVITDNMICAGAKNGGKDSCSGDSGGPLRCNKVIRGITSFGKANKCGAADGPGVYTRLTKKYLQWIRETIGGA